A genomic stretch from Shewanella woodyi ATCC 51908 includes:
- a CDS encoding ATP-dependent DNA helicase — protein sequence MKALTQKLTKATLDAFSADGALASHVQGYSAREVQISMASAVCEAIAEQHNLVVEAGTGVGKTFAYLIPALLSGQQIIVSTGSKNLQEQLFYKDLPTLLSLLKLTPKVALLKGRNNYLCQELLEKQLQACDSLDTKVLDDLLRINQWAGQTSDGDLGGLTSVSETSDALPLIASRREVCSGKKCAHYEVCYTRKARSKAMDAKVIVVNHHLFFADRVLKETGFAELLPESDVVIFDEAHLLPDIAVTYFGQQLSTRSFSELLNEIINIYRNELRDSAQIETLTSRCIRFFNDWHQQLFEYDETDWRRLMGEQQIAASSWELIAEFKALENLLIGHLGRSDDLDSAVEKLNGYIHKLNQFLLCDNEQAAYNIDYGHRYLTLRIAPIHVSRECEQLFDPKTAWIFTSATLQINRDLSLFTKDLGIDSAKKMILDSPFDYFNNALLCVPRHLSRVSYHDAAVRDLVAVATKAINAAQGRTFILFTSHRMMNAVATVLSSRVQYPLLVQGQAGKQSLLKKFRQLGNAVLLGTGAFWEGVDMRGRLLSCVIIDKLPFVSPDDSLYRARADSISRDGKDPFATLSLPQAVISLNQGVGRLIRDEKDKGVLILCDNRIVNRPYGQAFLNSLPPMKRTRDMDQVVNFLEKIK from the coding sequence TCGCTTACCTTATTCCTGCGCTACTTAGTGGTCAGCAGATCATCGTCAGTACTGGCAGTAAAAACCTTCAAGAGCAGCTATTTTATAAAGATCTTCCTACACTTCTTTCATTGCTGAAATTGACCCCTAAGGTGGCGTTGCTCAAAGGGCGCAACAACTATTTGTGCCAAGAGCTATTAGAGAAACAGCTGCAGGCCTGTGATTCTCTAGACACGAAAGTACTTGATGATCTACTTAGAATTAATCAGTGGGCGGGGCAAACCAGTGATGGGGATTTAGGTGGGCTGACATCTGTGTCAGAGACCTCCGATGCGCTGCCCTTAATTGCCAGCCGGCGCGAGGTTTGCTCCGGTAAAAAGTGTGCTCACTATGAGGTGTGTTATACCCGAAAAGCGCGCAGTAAAGCGATGGATGCCAAGGTGATTGTGGTCAACCACCACCTTTTCTTTGCTGACAGGGTATTAAAAGAGACTGGATTTGCCGAGTTATTACCAGAGTCGGATGTGGTGATTTTCGATGAGGCACATCTGCTACCAGATATTGCTGTGACCTATTTCGGTCAGCAACTCTCCACCCGCAGCTTCAGTGAGCTGCTCAATGAGATTATCAATATCTACCGCAATGAGCTTAGGGATTCTGCCCAGATAGAGACACTGACCTCTCGCTGTATTCGTTTTTTTAATGATTGGCATCAACAGCTGTTTGAATATGATGAAACTGACTGGCGACGCTTGATGGGAGAGCAGCAGATTGCTGCTTCCTCTTGGGAGTTAATCGCTGAATTTAAGGCTTTGGAAAACCTGCTTATTGGGCATCTTGGGCGCAGTGATGATCTGGACAGCGCGGTTGAAAAGCTTAATGGTTATATTCACAAACTGAATCAATTTTTGCTTTGTGACAATGAACAAGCGGCATACAACATAGATTATGGCCATCGCTATTTGACATTAAGAATCGCGCCAATTCATGTTTCCCGTGAGTGCGAGCAGTTATTTGACCCTAAAACGGCGTGGATATTTACCTCTGCAACCTTACAGATCAATCGTGATTTAAGTTTATTTACTAAAGATTTAGGCATAGACAGTGCGAAAAAGATGATCTTAGACAGTCCCTTTGATTATTTTAATAATGCACTTTTATGTGTGCCTCGCCATCTTTCGCGGGTCAGTTATCATGATGCTGCGGTCAGGGATCTCGTCGCGGTAGCAACCAAAGCGATTAATGCGGCTCAAGGGCGGACATTTATTCTCTTTACCAGTCATAGAATGATGAACGCGGTCGCGACAGTACTGAGCAGTAGGGTGCAATATCCATTATTGGTACAGGGTCAGGCTGGTAAGCAGAGTCTGCTGAAGAAGTTTCGTCAATTAGGTAACGCGGTACTGCTTGGTACTGGTGCATTTTGGGAGGGGGTTGATATGCGTGGCAGATTGTTAAGCTGCGTGATTATCGACAAACTGCCATTTGTGTCACCGGATGATAGCTTATACCGTGCGCGCGCCGACAGTATCTCCCGTGATGGCAAAGACCCCTTTGCCACACTCTCTTTGCCACAAGCGGTGATCTCACTTAATCAAGGGGTTGGCCGTTTAATTCGAGATGAAAAGGATAAGGGAGTATTAATCTTGTGTGATAACCGCATTGTTAATCGCCCCTACGGACAGGCATTTCTTAACTCACTTCCACCGATGAAACGTACTCGGGATATGGACCAGGTTGTCAATTTTTTAGAAAAGATAAAATAA
- a CDS encoding NAD(P)/FAD-dependent oxidoreductase translates to MNAAGPRIVIIGGGAGGLELATQLGHKLGRKNRAQIILVDKNRTHIWKPLLHEVATGSLDSDLDGVVYSAHAAKHGYQFQLGTFCGLNAETKQITMAPIADDAGHTILPERQISYDKLVIAIGSVSNDFNTPGVKENCFFLDSHQQANRFHDALLDCFTRVHQSESINQLNIAIVGGGATGVELSAELYHVTEMLKIYGLSKMTAEKLNIHLIEAGPRILPALPERIAGSARRELTKLGVNVMENTRISEATAQGFVTSEGEVIEANLMLWAAGVKAPDFIKSIELFELNRANQIMVKPSLLSTVDEAIYVIGDCCACQQADGSFVPPRAQSAHQMAECVEKNIINELNGEPREAYTYVDHGSLVNLSRFSTVGSLMGNLTKNSMFIEGRIARLVYISLYRMHQRAIHGSVKTLGLWFAEKVMRVVRPRMKLH, encoded by the coding sequence ATGAACGCAGCAGGGCCAAGAATTGTTATCATTGGCGGTGGCGCCGGAGGATTAGAGCTAGCCACTCAGCTAGGACACAAGCTGGGGAGAAAAAACCGTGCTCAGATTATCCTTGTCGATAAAAATCGTACCCACATATGGAAACCCCTGCTTCATGAGGTCGCCACTGGCTCACTGGATTCCGATCTCGATGGCGTTGTCTACTCTGCTCATGCTGCAAAACATGGCTACCAATTTCAGCTTGGAACTTTCTGTGGACTCAATGCTGAAACGAAGCAGATCACCATGGCTCCTATTGCCGATGATGCTGGTCATACTATCTTGCCTGAACGTCAGATCTCATACGATAAATTAGTGATAGCTATCGGCAGTGTCAGCAATGATTTCAACACCCCAGGCGTAAAAGAGAACTGCTTCTTCCTCGACTCCCACCAGCAGGCAAATCGTTTTCACGATGCCCTACTGGACTGCTTTACCCGAGTCCACCAGTCAGAATCTATTAACCAGCTCAACATCGCCATCGTTGGCGGCGGTGCAACAGGAGTTGAGCTTTCAGCAGAGCTTTACCATGTCACCGAGATGTTGAAAATCTATGGCTTAAGCAAGATGACAGCTGAAAAACTCAATATCCACCTTATTGAAGCTGGCCCTCGTATTCTCCCTGCACTGCCTGAGCGTATTGCAGGCTCTGCCAGACGTGAGTTGACTAAGCTGGGTGTCAATGTGATGGAAAACACCCGCATCAGCGAAGCCACAGCTCAAGGGTTTGTCACCTCTGAAGGAGAGGTGATTGAAGCCAACTTGATGCTATGGGCCGCAGGAGTGAAAGCGCCAGACTTTATCAAGTCGATTGAACTGTTTGAGCTAAACCGCGCCAATCAGATCATGGTCAAACCTAGCCTACTTAGCACTGTCGATGAGGCTATCTATGTGATCGGGGATTGTTGTGCTTGCCAACAAGCCGATGGCAGCTTTGTTCCACCACGTGCACAGTCGGCGCACCAAATGGCTGAATGTGTAGAGAAAAACATTATTAACGAGCTCAACGGTGAACCAAGAGAAGCTTACACCTATGTGGATCATGGTTCACTGGTTAATCTCTCACGTTTCAGTACTGTGGGCAGCTTGATGGGTAACTTGACTAAGAACAGCATGTTCATTGAGGGCAGAATTGCTCGTCTAGTTTATATCTCTTTGTACCGCATGCACCAAAGAGCCATACACGGCAGCGTTAAAACCCTCGGACTCTGGTTTGCCGAGAAAGTAATGCGCGTTGTCAGACCGAGAATGAAGCTGCACTAA
- a CDS encoding LysR family transcriptional regulator, translating to MRAFDFDLKSLQVFVIAAQTGSMTETARRLGLTQSSVSQTLSMLEKNLKVELLDRTVRPLGLTIAGRYFFDQSSHLLSQAEQTQKVFSQGAFEQLHLVRIAMVDSLATSLGKPLIEAVKKRTENWTLSTGRSHMHADALMSRQVDIIISDDALEDSDELSRYPILSEPFVLVSPLNVGWEHKEGSLVSDIHRLHQELDFVRYTHDSLIGTSIERYLRRLGIKPAMRLQLDNTFAVLSMVASGLGWTITTPLCLYQSGIPLAQVKCQPLPANYGFKRRLTLVTRRHELSDLAEQMARDSCEIMSECFLPELEKDLPWLVADIDIG from the coding sequence GTGCGAGCATTTGATTTTGATTTGAAAAGTTTGCAGGTGTTTGTCATTGCGGCCCAAACTGGCAGCATGACAGAAACTGCCAGACGTTTAGGCTTGACCCAATCTTCGGTATCCCAGACCTTGTCTATGTTAGAAAAAAACCTCAAGGTGGAGTTGCTCGATCGCACTGTTCGGCCACTTGGGCTGACCATTGCAGGGCGCTATTTTTTTGATCAATCCAGTCATCTTCTTTCCCAAGCTGAGCAGACTCAAAAGGTGTTTAGCCAAGGGGCTTTTGAGCAACTTCACTTAGTGCGTATCGCTATGGTTGACTCCTTGGCAACTTCGTTAGGCAAGCCCTTGATTGAAGCTGTGAAAAAGCGAACAGAGAACTGGACATTGTCCACTGGCCGCTCCCACATGCATGCCGATGCGTTAATGTCTCGCCAAGTCGATATTATTATCTCTGATGATGCACTTGAAGACAGTGATGAGCTCAGCCGCTACCCAATATTGAGTGAGCCTTTTGTTTTAGTCAGCCCCTTGAATGTGGGTTGGGAGCATAAAGAGGGGAGTTTAGTAAGCGATATTCACCGTTTACATCAAGAGTTGGATTTTGTTCGCTATACCCACGATTCCTTAATCGGTACCAGTATCGAGCGATACCTAAGACGTCTTGGCATTAAACCAGCAATGAGATTACAGTTGGATAATACCTTTGCTGTACTGTCTATGGTGGCATCTGGTCTGGGCTGGACCATCACGACCCCTTTGTGTTTGTACCAAAGTGGTATCCCTTTGGCGCAAGTCAAGTGCCAGCCACTCCCTGCCAATTATGGTTTTAAGCGACGTTTAACCTTAGTCACTCGTCGCCATGAACTGAGCGATCTGGCAGAGCAGATGGCCAGAGACAGTTGTGAGATCATGTCCGAGTGTTTTCTACCTGAACTTGAAAAAGATCTTCCCTGGCTAGTGGCAGATATCGATATAGGTTAA